One segment of Bacteroidales bacterium DNA contains the following:
- a CDS encoding type IX secretion system membrane protein PorP/SprF, producing the protein MKKISLFSIILLASIQAFSQQNAHYSQYVFNQLVINPAYAGAKGLVNINAMYNAQWYGLEGAPKTLTLSAEGPIFNTMGVGIHFMQDELGAQKQTSVYGSYAYKLRLSQNWRLSLGLSAGISYFNVDGNKFTVNDENLIDPSIPKTNVSTSLFDSKFGLFLFSKRFYAGFSISDLTANIKSPDDLLTTAQRQHFYLTSGYVIKLNETFKIKPSFMIKEDLKSLTNIDLSTYILYKNTVWFGVTYRTGAKIITSNQLDQSLNYKDAIIFMLDYNATDNLRIGYSYQYSLNKLNNFYGHEILVGYYFAKTPKTKMLTPRYF; encoded by the coding sequence ATGAAAAAAATATCTTTATTCAGCATCATACTTTTGGCAAGTATTCAAGCATTTTCACAGCAAAATGCACACTATAGCCAATATGTATTCAACCAATTGGTAATAAATCCAGCTTATGCCGGAGCCAAAGGTTTAGTCAACATCAATGCCATGTACAATGCCCAATGGTACGGACTCGAAGGAGCTCCTAAAACATTAACATTAAGTGCCGAAGGTCCAATTTTTAATACAATGGGTGTTGGTATCCATTTTATGCAAGACGAACTCGGAGCTCAAAAACAGACATCTGTATATGGAAGTTATGCATATAAACTGCGATTATCACAAAATTGGAGATTATCTTTAGGATTATCAGCAGGCATTTCATATTTCAATGTTGATGGGAACAAATTTACTGTTAACGATGAAAATTTAATCGACCCCTCCATTCCAAAAACCAATGTCAGTACATCGCTTTTTGACAGTAAATTTGGATTATTTTTATTCTCAAAGAGGTTTTATGCCGGTTTCTCTATATCAGACCTTACTGCCAATATTAAATCACCAGATGATTTACTAACCACCGCACAACGTCAACATTTTTATTTAACATCGGGATATGTAATTAAACTCAACGAAACCTTTAAAATAAAACCCAGTTTTATGATTAAAGAAGACTTGAAATCATTGACTAATATTGATTTAAGCACTTACATTTTATATAAAAATACCGTTTGGTTTGGGGTTACCTATCGTACAGGAGCAAAAATAATTACAAGTAATCAATTAGATCAATCATTGAATTATAAAGATGCCATTATATTTATGCTTGATTATAATGCGACGGATAATTTACGCATAGGTTACAGCTATCAATATTCGTTAAATAAACTCAATAATTTTTATGGACATGAAATTTTGGTCGGATATTATTTTGCTAAAACTCCAAAAACCAAAATGTTAACTCCAAGATACTTTTAA